One Rickettsia akari str. Hartford genomic window, TATCAAGATCAATTAGATATTCAAAGCGGCAATGCCAACATGACAGCAGGAGCTACTTATACTACTGAGAGAAGTAATTATGCTTATTTTTCAAAGCCTTATCGTCTTGAAGAATTATCATTATTTATTATTGAACCGCTTGCCAAAAAGTTAAATTTCCAAAATATTAATGAACTAAAAGCACAAATACGTCTATTTAATCTTCAGTTAGGAATAGTGAAAGGTACTGTATACGGAGACCATAAATTTACGGATTTTTTATATAATGAGCAAAATCAAGATATAATAAGAATATATCAAAATAATATGGAATTGATAAATGGATTAATCAAGAAAGAAATTGACGGTTTTATTAGTGACCGCATTGTCGGTGCCATTAATATTTTAGGAAGAACAATGGACAGGAATATATTAGAAGTTCCCTTAAATATTAAAACTCCTCTACATTTAATGTTTAGCAAAAAAAACGTATCTTTAAATATAGTTGAACAATTTAATTTTGCGATAGATGATTTTATTGCAAGTAACGAGTATAAAAAAATTATTAAGACATACATGTATCATATTCTATTACCTAAATCTATAGATTCTCGTTGGTGTCATGTTATATGCTTACTTGGTTGCCTTGCTTTTGCTTTTGCAGGAATTATTTTGAGTAGTAGAAAAAATAGTACTTTATTCGGTACATTTTTATTTGCTGTATTACCGTCTGTTAGTAGCTGTATAATGCTAGATTTAATAGTAAACCATGATACCGGACATTTAAACTTCTATTTTACTCCTTCTTATTTCTATTACATATTTATAGTAGTTTTACTCGGTTTTACAATTATTAAATTATTTAGTTATTATAATAAACAGATTGCTGAAGATCATTATTTAGAACAATCATTAAATAATATAATAGCAATTTGCGATTCATTCGGACAAGCAACTTTTATAATTATAGGAGTTGTAATGGTTATTATTCACAAAATTGAGCCTTTAAGTTTTTGGGGACCGTTTTGTGCTTTCATTACAGCTAATTGCGGTGTAATATTACGAGATTTGATTATGAAAGAAAATGCAATTAAGATGGTACAAAGAGGCGTTAGTATTGAAATCACTGTATTATGGGGTATCGCTTTTAGCGTATTATTAGATATGTACGGTAGTAACCCAAATTATCATACAATAAAATACTCAATGATTATAGTAATTTCCGGAGCATTTATTACTAGTCTCTTAGTTTATCATTTTGGTTTTCTTGAATGGCGATTCCGTAATGAAAGTCCAAACTTAGAAAAACCAACATGAAAATAGCTACTTGGAATATTAATTCCATAAAAACAAGACTTAATTTATTGCGTAATTTTTTATCTCAAGAAAATCCGGATATTTTATTATTACAAGAAATAAAATGCAAAACCGAAAATTTTCCTTTTGATGAATTATCCGATCTACCTTATAATTTTTATGTTCACGGACAACAATCATATAACGGCGTTGCTATAATTTCAAAATTTCCTGCGGATGAAATAATTAAGGATTTTCCGAATAATTACTGCAGTGATCAAGCAAGATTCTTAGAAATAAAATTATCATTACCTATAGGGTTTTGTAATATAATCTCGCTCTATGCTCCTAACGGTTCATTTGTCGGTAGCGATAAATTTGTTGCAAAGCTAGCATTTTATGATAATTTTATCAATTATCTATCAACTAAAAAATCTTTTGACGAAAAAACTATCATAGGAGGAGATCTCAATATTGCACCGTTCGATATAGACGTATATTCGCCTAAGATACTTTCTGAAACTACTTGTTTTACTGAGGTTGAA contains:
- a CDS encoding transporter substrate-binding domain-containing protein, yielding MKILKLFIFILLISKNFYALSIGANEQQAILECEWTSDKKTLINAWYINEPYQYLMATSNGHTTVSGMDIELINAIAAKIGINIEYNQDSWYQDQLDIQSGNANMTAGATYTTERSNYAYFSKPYRLEELSLFIIEPLAKKLNFQNINELKAQIRLFNLQLGIVKGTVYGDHKFTDFLYNEQNQDIIRIYQNNMELINGLIKKEIDGFISDRIVGAINILGRTMDRNILEVPLNIKTPLHLMFSKKNVSLNIVEQFNFAIDDFIASNEYKKIIKTYMYHILLPKSIDSRWCHVICLLGCLAFAFAGIILSSRKNSTLFGTFLFAVLPSVSSCIMLDLIVNHDTGHLNFYFTPSYFYYIFIVVLLGFTIIKLFSYYNKQIAEDHYLEQSLNNIIAICDSFGQATFIIIGVVMVIIHKIEPLSFWGPFCAFITANCGVILRDLIMKENAIKMVQRGVSIEITVLWGIAFSVLLDMYGSNPNYHTIKYSMIIVISGAFITSLLVYHFGFLEWRFRNESPNLEKPT
- the xth gene encoding exodeoxyribonuclease III, whose amino-acid sequence is MKIATWNINSIKTRLNLLRNFLSQENPDILLLQEIKCKTENFPFDELSDLPYNFYVHGQQSYNGVAIISKFPADEIIKDFPNNYCSDQARFLEIKLSLPIGFCNIISLYAPNGSFVGSDKFVAKLAFYDNFINYLSTKKSFDEKTIIGGDLNIAPFDIDVYSPKILSETTCFTEVEQKKLRTILNAGFEDLYRLMHPSKQAFSWWDYRAGCFEQNKGMRIDMILGCNNTIDYLENCYMDYNLRTQEKPSDHIPVIASFKV